GGAGAGTACTTATCTGTCAATCCCACTACCCGACAATGACCCGCACTAGCGCGTCTGCAAGCAAATCCTAAAAGGATTGACTAAAGCAGGGGCTTCTTGCATCAATCAAAACCCGGCCGCTCCACCTCATACGGATGACGAGCCTCAGCGTGAACGTCGACTGCCCGTCTCGGGACAAAACGAACACGAGCCAAACCCTCGCAGAAGGAGTGAATCTCCTCGTCGAGTCATTAGCCCCCTAGCTGGCTGCAGGGAGGACAATCCTGAATCAGATCACGAAACGTGTGGAGTACCATGTTTCAGTCGTCGGATTTGCCGAACCAGGATGCCAAGAAACTTCAAGCCGCTAGCTGACCTGGCAAAATACGATGGCACGCAGGAGCCCAGGACCTGGCTGGAGGACTACCTGACCGGGATTCGATGCTATGGTAGAACTCGAACCACCGCTATGCAGTGCCTTCAACTCAAGCTCAGGGGTCCGGCTCGTACCTGGTTGAACAGCCTACGCAAGGGCGAGGTTACTTCATGGGACGAGTTGGTATAGGCTTTTACATGCAATTTCAAAGCCACGTATAAGCGACCGTATCTCTCGAACAACTTCGATCGTGCATTCAACGCAAAGGAGAGTCTATCCGCTCCTATATCCAGCGATGGACCAACACAAAACATGCCTCCGAAGAAATCTCAGATGAAAGCGCCATAGACGCATTCAAACGAGGTCTTCGTCAAGTTGAGCTcaaggaagaattgggtcgCGTTCGACCTTCTACCATCAGCTATCTGATGGAAATCGCGAACCGATGGGCTGATGGAGAAGACTCACTCCGCAATGAACGTGGTCAATCCCCAGTCAGTAGCACATACCGCACCTTCGAAAGACGGAGGAAGCGCAAGGGTTGCACGTTTGAGGAACCAACCTCACCCGATTTTGTCGCAGCCACTTCTCAAGTAGAAGGTGGCCGCAACGATGAAATTCGCGGGCCTAAACCTCAGTGGCGACGCAAGGGAGGCCAGATTACACTCTCTCAGCAACTGGCGTCTCCTTGCCCGTTCCATGTCTACAAAGACGAACAAAGCAACATTAAGCCTAGCCATCCTCTTAGGGAGTGCAGGCGATTTAAGGAGTTACAGCTCGAGTTTTCTAGAGCACAGGAAACAGCCGTACACATGGGTTATCCCCATCACCCTAGCAATGGAGTCACCATGTTACCACCGGCTCAGCTTCCGGCGACTCTCGCCATCGGAGCTTCATCGGCTCATCTACTCCAAACCAACCTGGCCGTGGTAGTAAACCACTCTTCGGAACCAACACCTGCTGCTGTCGAGCCTTATCCAGCCCCAACAGGTCACGGGTGCATGATTCAGAAGTGCAGGCCAACAAACCGGGTTCAGAAGCTAATAACCCGACAAGTGCATATGGCCGTGGCCACGCCACCAGCCGTACCACAATACCTTGATTGGTCTGAAACAGAAATCAGTTTCTCTCGAGAGGATCACCCTCCTAGAGTCCCACGGCTTGGACACGCAGCTCTAGTGCTCGAAGCCCAGATCCGCGGATACATGATGAACAAAGTATTTGTCGACGGCGAAAGAGGTCTCAACCTTATTTACGCTGACACCCTCCGAGGGATGAATCGTTCCATGACAAAGCTTCCTGCAACGGACACAACCTTCCACGGCATCATCCCGGGCAAAGCAGCCATGCCGCTGGGAAGAATCAGCCTTGACGTGGTATTCGGCTCACCCGACAATTTTCGGTGTGAAAGGCTCGACTTCGAAGTGGTCAACTGGCCTTCACAATACCACGTAGTGCTGAGTCGAGTCGCGCTGGCTCGCTTCATGGCGGTGTCGCATTATGCTTACCTCAAGCTCAAAATGCTAGGGCCCGACGGCGTGATCACCGTTTCAGGGAACTTCACACACTCAGATAATTGCGACAAGGAGTTTCATAAAATCTACGAGTCcttcggcatgcatgaagTGTTCGAGCAGCTAAAAGCTTCAACCGGTCTAGAGCAATCACCCGTCGCAAAAAACCCGGCTCATCAGCCCGAGTTCAACAAGAAAGCAGACACCAAGGAGGTTCAGGTCCATCCGACTGACCCCAGCAAGACCGTTATCATCTCAACAAGCCTTCCTCCTGCATAGGAAAGCGCGCTCGTCGAGTTCCTCCGTGAGCGCTAGGAAATCTTTGCCTGGGTGCCAGCTGACATGCCAGGAATTCCTAGGGAACTTGCCGAGCACGCACTTAAAGTGGACGAGAACGCAAAGCCGGTGCGACAACCCATGTGGCGTTTCTCAGAACCAAAGCGCACAGCCATCGGGGAAGAAGTTAAACGACTCCTCGAAGCTAAATTCATCAGGGAGACAAAACAAGCGACCTGGGTAGCAAACCCTGTCCTTCTCCCCAAGAAGAATATCACAGTCCTGCATATGTGCGTCGACTTCACGTCGCTTAATAAGCACTGCCCAAAGGATCGTTTCCCTTTGCCGCGGATCGACCAGATCGTTGACTCAACTGCCGGCTGCGAACGATTGTCATTTTTGGACGCCTACTCAGGTTACAACCAGATTCGACTCAAGGTCGAAGACGAGAAGAATACATCATTTGTCACTCCATACGGAGTTTTCAGTTACACAACAATGTCTTTCGGGCTAAATAACCCAGGTGCTACCTTTGCATGCTGCATGTAGGCATGCCTAGAGCCTCAACTGGGAAACAATGTCCAAGTTTATATCGATGATATCGTCATTAAAACGAAGAAAGAAGCAACGCTTCTCGATGACATACGGGTGACATTCAATAACCTTGACAAGTACAAAATCAAGTTGAACCCACCAAGTGCACCTTCGGGGTACCCGCCGGGCAACTCCTTGGATATTTCCTACCGGCTTGAGGCATTGAAGCAAACCCGACAAAAATCAGAGCTATCCTAACTATGAAGGAGCCGACTAAAACTCATGAGCTCCAATAGCTCACAGGTCGACTCGCGGCTTTGAGTCGATTCATCGGTAGGCTAGACGAAAAAGCTTTGCCCTTTTACCATCTtctggaaaagaagaaagaagatttCATGTGGACCCTAGAGGCCAGTGCTGCTTTCGCAGACTTGAAGCGCCTGCTGTCAACCTCGCCGATTCTCGTCGCCCCACAAGAAGATGAGCAGCTCCTACTGTACATCGCAGCCACCACCCAGGTGGTTAGCACAACGATCGTAGTTGAGTGAGCCGAAGAAGACAAGACCCACGGCGTTCAGCGCCCAGTATACTACATAAGTGAGGTCCTTTCGCCTACGAAGCAATGTTATCCCC
This is a stretch of genomic DNA from Brachypodium distachyon strain Bd21 chromosome 1, Brachypodium_distachyon_v3.0, whole genome shotgun sequence. It encodes these proteins:
- the LOC104582080 gene encoding uncharacterized protein LOC104582080, with the translated sequence MMNKVFVDGERGLNLIYADTLRGMNRSMTKLPATDTTFHGIIPGKAAMPLGRISLDVVFGSPDNFRCERLDFEVVNWPSQYHVVLSRVALARFMAVSHYAYLKLKMLGPDGVITVSGNFTHSDNCDKEFHKIYESFGMHEVFEQLKASTGLEQSPVAKNPAHQPEFNKKADTKEVQVHPTDPSKTVIISTSLPPA